The window TCGTCGCCGCCGGTCGTCCTGAGCCACGTCGCCGCGCTCACCTCGACGATCCGCCTGTTCACGGCGGTCACCACGCTGAGCCTGCTCGACCCGGTCCGGGCGTACGAGGACTACGCCACGCTCGACCACCTCTCCGGCGGCCGGTTGGAGCTGATCATCGGCAAGGGCAACGGTGCCGCGCAGCGGGAGCTGTTCCACGTCACGCCCGACGACCAGTGGGACCGCAACGCCGAGGGCTACGAGCTGTTCCGCCGGATCTGGCGGGAGGACAGGGTCACCGCGTCCCCACGGTTCCGACCGGAGTTGGACCGGGCGGAGGTCTGGCCGCGCCCGTTGCAGCAACCGATCCGGGTCTGGCACGGCAGCGCGACCAGCAGGGAATCGGTCGAGCTTGCCGCCCGTTACGGCGACCCGCTCTTCTCGGCGAACGTCACCAACCCGATCGAACCGTACGCCGAACTGGTCCGCCACTACCGGCGGCGGTGGGCCGAGTACGGCCACGACCCGGCCGCTGCCGTGGTCGGGGCCGGCACCGCCGGCTACTACGCGACCCGCAGGTCCCAGGACGCCATCGCCGCCTACCGGCCGGTCTTCGAGGGCCAGCTCGCGTTCCAGCGGCGACTCGGGCTCGAACCGGTGTTCCACACGCTGGAGGACTACGTCGAACGCAGCTCGGCGCTGATCGGCAGCCCGCAGCAGGTCGTCGAGAAGGTCCACCGGTATCACGAGCAGCTCGGCCACACCGTCATGCATCTGCACGCCGACGCGGGCGGGCTGACCGACAGCCAGCACCGCGAGTCGCTGGAACTCTTCCAGTCCGACATCGCCCCCGCGCTGCGTCGGGACATCCCGGACCCGCCGTGGCCGTGGGGGCCGGTCCTCCCCGAGCCCGTTTCCGCCGTTCGAGAAGGGTGACGCCGATGGCCACCACTCCGTTGGCCGTGCTGGACCTGGTCCCGATCTCGTCGGGATCGACCGCCACGACCGCACTGCGCAACAGCATCGACCTCGCCCGGCAGACCGAGCGGTTCGGCTACGCCCGGTACTGGTTCGCGGAGCACCACCTCAATCCCGGGGTGGCCGGAACCTCGCCTGCGGTCCTGCTGGCGCTGACCGCGGCGGCGACCTCGACGATCCGGATCGGGTCCGGCGCGGTGCAGATGGGGCACCGGACCGCGCTGGCGACGGTCGAGGAGTTCGGCCTGGTCGACGCCTTGCACCCCGGACGCCTGGACCTCGGTCTCGGCCGGTCCGGTGGGCGCCCTCCCGAGCCGGCCCGGGAACCGGCACTCGTCGGCGGGACCGGCGTGGTCGACGGCCGGGCACCGAACGGGCTGCTGATCCCACCCAAGTTCTCCTTCGCTCACCTGCTCGGCTCGCCGCGCTTCGCCCTGCAGAAGGCGCTGCTGCAGTTGCCCGGTGCGCAGTCACAGGACTACACCGAGCAGGTCGCGGACATCCTCGACCTGCTGCGCGGCACGTACCGTTCGGCGGAGGGCGAGGAGGCCCACGTCGTACCGGGTGAGGGCGCGCAGGTGCAGGTGTGGATCCTCGGCAGCAGCGGCGGCGAGAGCGCGAACGTGGCCGGTGCGAACGGTCTGCGCTTCGCCGCCAACTACCACGTCAGCCCCGGTACGGTGCTCGAAGCGGCCGAGGGCTACCGGGCCGCTTTCCGCCCGTCCTCCGAACTGGACCGTCCCTACCTCAGCGTCTCCGCCGACGTGGTCGTCGCCGAGGACGAGGCCACGGCCCGCGAGCTGGCCACGGGTTACGGGTTATGGGTACGCAGCATCCGGACCGCCGAGGGAGCGATCCCGTTCCCGACTCCTGCCCAGGCACGCGCCCACGAATGGACCGACGCCGACCGGGAGCTGGTGGCCGACCGGGTCGACACCCAGTTCGTCGGTACGCCGGGACAGGTAGCAGATCGGCTCGAACAGTTGCGGGACGCGACCGGCGCCGATGAACTGGTGCTCACGACCGTCACGCACGACCACGACGACCGGGTGCGCTCGTACCGGTTGATCGGGCAGGAGTGGGAGCGCAGGCAGAACTGACCGGGGACCGGGGCGAGGAGGCAGTCATGGAGGGTTTCTGCGTCGTCAGGGATTCCGCGCCGGGTGCGGGCGCGTACGGGGCGATCGGGAGACTCGGATGAGTCTGGGACACGCGTTGGAAGCGCGCGAGCTGCGCCGGGTCTTCTCGGCCTTCCCGAGCGGGGTGGTGGCGATCGCCGCCCTCGCCGGGGGTGCGCCGGTGGGCATCGTGGCGAGTTCGTTCACGTCGGTGTCGCTCGACCCGCCGATCGTGTCACTCTGCGTGGCGCACACCTCGACCACCTGGCCGGTCCTGGGGGCGGCCCCGCGTTTCGGCATCAGTGTGCTCAGTGCCGCGCAGGAGCAGGCCTGCCGGCAGTTGAGCAGCCGGGGCGTGGACCGGTTCGCCGAGTTGGGGTGGCGGGCGTCGGACCAGGGAGCCGTTTTTCTCGACGGCGCGAGCGCGTGGTTGGAGTGCGCGCTGTTCGCACAGGTCACCGCCGGCGATCACGACATCATCCTGCTGCGCGTGCACGACCTCGACAGCGACCCGGAGATCTCGCCGCTGGTCTTCCACCACAGCCGGTTCCGCCGCCTCGAACTCTGAGCGGACCGGGCGTCGATCGGTCGGGATCGCTCGGCCGATCCCGACCGTACGAACGGGCACTTGACCGATCCGCTCGCGCAGTCCACTCTTCCTATCAAACAAGTAGGAATACTGTGGATTGGATGACGATGAGACGTCCCCCGTACACCCGGACCGGCCGGCTGGCCGCCATTGCGGTCCTCACCGCGGCGATGCTCGGCGCCACCGCCGCCTGCGGCGGTGACGACGGCGGGACCGGAGAGGGTGGTTCCTCCGGCCCGGTGACCCT of the Micromonospora sp. NBC_01796 genome contains:
- a CDS encoding LLM class flavin-dependent oxidoreductase, whose protein sequence is MKFLAITLIVHAPHPVTGEQKSTADRFREVVDNAVLAEQLGFDGFGVGERHERPFISSSPPVVLSHVAALTSTIRLFTAVTTLSLLDPVRAYEDYATLDHLSGGRLELIIGKGNGAAQRELFHVTPDDQWDRNAEGYELFRRIWREDRVTASPRFRPELDRAEVWPRPLQQPIRVWHGSATSRESVELAARYGDPLFSANVTNPIEPYAELVRHYRRRWAEYGHDPAAAVVGAGTAGYYATRRSQDAIAAYRPVFEGQLAFQRRLGLEPVFHTLEDYVERSSALIGSPQQVVEKVHRYHEQLGHTVMHLHADAGGLTDSQHRESLELFQSDIAPALRRDIPDPPWPWGPVLPEPVSAVREG
- a CDS encoding LLM class flavin-dependent oxidoreductase, with amino-acid sequence MATTPLAVLDLVPISSGSTATTALRNSIDLARQTERFGYARYWFAEHHLNPGVAGTSPAVLLALTAAATSTIRIGSGAVQMGHRTALATVEEFGLVDALHPGRLDLGLGRSGGRPPEPAREPALVGGTGVVDGRAPNGLLIPPKFSFAHLLGSPRFALQKALLQLPGAQSQDYTEQVADILDLLRGTYRSAEGEEAHVVPGEGAQVQVWILGSSGGESANVAGANGLRFAANYHVSPGTVLEAAEGYRAAFRPSSELDRPYLSVSADVVVAEDEATARELATGYGLWVRSIRTAEGAIPFPTPAQARAHEWTDADRELVADRVDTQFVGTPGQVADRLEQLRDATGADELVLTTVTHDHDDRVRSYRLIGQEWERRQN
- a CDS encoding flavin reductase family protein, translated to MSLGHALEARELRRVFSAFPSGVVAIAALAGGAPVGIVASSFTSVSLDPPIVSLCVAHTSTTWPVLGAAPRFGISVLSAAQEQACRQLSSRGVDRFAELGWRASDQGAVFLDGASAWLECALFAQVTAGDHDIILLRVHDLDSDPEISPLVFHHSRFRRLEL